One window of the Brevinematales bacterium genome contains the following:
- the yidC gene encoding membrane protein insertase YidC: MSREIRLLLFLVIWLGIVFAFTLLFPPLPQQNKQINKNTNQLILSSETRLVKYKTNPYSYVIKMSNITLTLNEKGVDSIYFSYEGRDYELSLSNKIFPQLSLLVDSVILYTNQVIDVIEFSRDGVSEVNINGNRFLISRKFAPVSDNILELEVRVKNQQSKPVVFEGISLVFSGPLGPDTSDEHFAYMNLRTGYIEKGTTNFIDTLTTSIFTGTERYSIKGHESVLGIWMENRYTVVGVVPLNGEYRAEFISKETKYGYNKLMSLRLTSRILSPNAEEKYRFRILLGPRKNEVLETFGIGFTALEDGGILKPIYDFLKFLIKLFYNLTGSWGAAVILISIAIKILLEPLSIKSAVSMKRLQLIAPKIKEIQEKYKDDPRKMNAEIAELYRIYGANPASGCLPLLLQIPIFIALYNVLSGFIELKGQSLLWIKDLTKPDTVLYIKELEGFFILPASINLLPIIMTAISLFQTYITSSKAQTQQTAVMWIIPIVFMFIFWNLPSALVLYWTIQTALSVVEQYLINRIVKY; the protein is encoded by the coding sequence ATGTCAAGAGAGATAAGACTTCTTCTTTTTTTAGTTATATGGTTGGGAATAGTATTTGCTTTTACATTACTATTCCCGCCGCTACCACAACAAAATAAACAAATAAATAAAAACACCAATCAATTGATTTTAAGTAGTGAAACTAGATTAGTTAAATATAAAACTAACCCCTATAGTTATGTTATTAAGATGAGCAACATTACTCTAACTTTAAATGAGAAAGGTGTAGATAGTATATACTTTTCGTATGAAGGAAGAGATTATGAACTTAGTCTATCTAACAAGATATTTCCTCAACTATCGTTACTAGTTGATAGTGTTATTTTATATACAAATCAGGTTATAGATGTCATCGAGTTTAGCAGAGATGGTGTTTCGGAAGTTAACATAAATGGTAATAGATTCTTAATTTCTAGGAAATTTGCTCCTGTTTCAGATAACATCCTAGAGTTAGAAGTGAGAGTGAAGAATCAGCAGAGTAAACCTGTTGTATTTGAAGGAATTTCTCTGGTCTTTAGCGGTCCTCTTGGTCCAGATACTTCGGATGAACACTTTGCTTATATGAATTTGAGAACTGGATATATAGAGAAAGGAACGACTAATTTTATTGATACTCTAACAACATCAATATTTACTGGTACGGAAAGATATAGTATTAAGGGGCATGAGAGTGTTTTAGGAATATGGATGGAAAATAGATATACTGTTGTTGGTGTTGTACCTTTGAATGGTGAGTATAGAGCAGAATTTATTAGTAAGGAAACTAAGTATGGATATAACAAGTTGATGTCTTTGAGACTTACTAGTCGTATTTTGAGTCCTAATGCTGAAGAAAAATATAGATTTAGAATTTTGCTTGGTCCGAGAAAGAATGAGGTTTTGGAGACTTTTGGGATTGGTTTTACTGCTCTTGAAGATGGTGGTATTCTTAAGCCTATATATGATTTTCTTAAGTTTCTGATTAAGCTATTCTATAATCTAACTGGCAGCTGGGGAGCTGCTGTAATACTTATATCAATAGCCATTAAAATACTTCTAGAGCCTTTGAGCATAAAGTCTGCTGTGTCGATGAAAAGATTACAACTTATAGCACCTAAGATAAAGGAAATACAAGAAAAATATAAAGATGATCCTAGAAAAATGAATGCTGAGATAGCAGAGCTTTATAGAATATATGGTGCTAATCCAGCATCTGGTTGTTTGCCCCTTTTGTTGCAGATACCTATATTTATAGCACTTTATAATGTCCTATCTGGATTTATTGAACTAAAGGGGCAAAGTCTTCTTTGGATAAAAGATCTTACTAAACCAGATACTGTCCTTTACATAAAGGAACTTGAAGGATTTTTTATTCTACCTGCTTCAATAAATCTTCTACCTATAATAATGACTGCTATTTCATTGTTCCAAACTTATATTACATCATCAAAAGCTCAAACTCAGCAAACAGCAGTTATGTGGATAATACCAATAGTTTTTATGTTTATATTCTGGAATTTGCCTTCAGCACTTGTTTTATATTGGACTATACAAACAGCTCTTAGCGTTGTAGAACAGTACTTGATAAATAGGATTGTTAAGTACTAA
- the rpoC gene encoding DNA-directed RNA polymerase subunit beta', which translates to MSISLSKKPGEFDIRNVKKIRVTIFSPEIVRAYSYGEVKKPETINYRTLKPERDGLFCERIFGPTQDYKCHCGKFSSKRYKGIVCDRCGVEVTESKVRRERMGHIELVAPVVHIWFYKITPSRIGLILGLNSTSELVNVIYHDSYLVIDPGDVPELKRFQIISDSDYEKYSEKYRGRFVAETGAEAIKQALEIIDLEAVEKQLRREVEESGEKADPKIVKRLDIITSLIKSGIKPEWMVIEALPVIPPELRPMVLLDGGRFAASDLNELYRKIINRNNRLKKIISLSAPEIIIKSEKRLLQDSVDAIIDNSRKKNPVKTPSNKVMRSLAALLKGKQGRFRQNLLGKRVDYSGRSVIVVDPKLKLWQCGIPRKMAVELFKPFVMKELISRKYAFNIKQAKNIAETYNDPRVHECLEAVVSKHPVLLNRAPTLHRLSIEAFEPVLVEDTAIHLHPLVCHPYNADFDGDQMAVHVPLSPEAQVEAWVLMLSARNLLKPATGEPIMFPTQDMVLGMYYLTKSLSKEQEKKKIFGSFSEVRYLWEINKISTYENIIFVYKGEKIETTVGRVIFNSLLPDKLRFVNKNLTNKDLNNLVKDCYMQCGRWETVKLLENMKEIGYYYATKRASTISLEDIKIPPRKHELISKAEMEEYKVNEDFAKELINADERFNKIISIWSHVGDKLKKEVESTLREDQDGFNPVYAMMTSGARGNREQVKQLAGMRGLMSKPSGEIIELPIKSNFKEGLGLWEYFISAHGGRKGLADTALKTSEAGYLTRKLVDIAHSVVITDEDCGTAKGIVVSEDEEGGRESMIERLIGKTSLFDVHDPQTGEIIVKANEIIDFDKAKMIDKSGISRVMIRHVLTCESERGICAKCYGWDLAHNKPVNIGEAVGIIAAQSIGEPGTQLTMRTFHTGGIASAIVEKSWIDFSVPVFVNDISNCFVINSDNEKVTTRKGNISVYKILSKISDKSQSSYHVYDVSDFKNINIKEGEFRDFEEGDVIGVFKDGSELKAWEYMKVGISNDKVFICEADETLVKIPIGSVILVNEGDIVESNVPIVRFDPYNEPIISEKEGVVTIEEDTTKPSSQRDKILKIIDDWGNVISVDYVPADAEIRVKTGDRVKVGEILAKRSRSKRRTYDIVSGLPRVTNLFEARGVKNQSVLAKISGIVSIEIDKGKVVVVVEDQFGNRVRHKIPSGRYLYVRNGDYVKVGEELCDGEKSLQGMLQVLGVEEVSKYLLNKIQSIYRDQGVKIDDKHIGVVIRQMVRKVRIVEPGDTRFIMGQVVSAGEFEKVNNEIISQGGVPAKGKIIILGISRAALTSESFLSAASFQETHKVLTEAAIKGAEDYLVGLKENLIVGRPVPVGTGASYYENIDFKRKEDEDEKIIIDFLGEGVA; encoded by the coding sequence ATGAGTATAAGTCTTTCTAAGAAACCAGGAGAATTTGACATAAGAAATGTAAAGAAAATAAGAGTTACTATATTTTCTCCTGAAATTGTCAGAGCATACTCTTATGGAGAAGTTAAGAAACCAGAGACTATAAATTACAGAACTCTCAAACCAGAAAGAGATGGTCTTTTCTGTGAAAGAATATTTGGACCTACTCAAGATTACAAATGTCATTGTGGTAAATTTTCTTCTAAGAGATATAAAGGAATAGTTTGTGATAGATGTGGAGTTGAAGTTACAGAGTCTAAAGTTAGAAGAGAAAGAATGGGACATATTGAGTTAGTTGCTCCTGTTGTACATATTTGGTTTTATAAAATAACTCCAAGTAGGATAGGTTTAATATTGGGGCTTAACTCCACATCTGAGCTTGTAAATGTAATATATCATGATAGTTATTTAGTTATTGATCCTGGTGATGTACCTGAGTTGAAGAGATTTCAGATAATATCGGATTCGGATTATGAAAAATACTCAGAAAAATATAGAGGACGTTTTGTTGCTGAGACTGGAGCAGAAGCTATAAAACAGGCTTTGGAGATTATTGATCTTGAAGCTGTTGAGAAACAATTGAGAAGAGAAGTTGAAGAGTCTGGAGAGAAAGCAGATCCTAAGATTGTTAAACGACTTGATATTATAACAAGCCTCATAAAGTCAGGTATAAAACCTGAATGGATGGTTATAGAGGCGTTACCTGTTATACCACCAGAACTTAGACCTATGGTACTATTAGATGGTGGAAGGTTTGCTGCTTCAGATTTGAATGAACTCTATAGAAAAATAATAAATAGGAATAACAGATTGAAAAAAATAATAAGCTTAAGTGCCCCTGAGATAATAATAAAAAGCGAAAAGAGATTGTTGCAGGATTCAGTTGATGCTATTATAGATAATAGTAGAAAGAAAAACCCAGTTAAAACACCTTCCAATAAGGTGATGAGATCTTTAGCAGCATTGCTCAAAGGAAAACAAGGGAGATTCAGACAAAATCTCTTGGGTAAGAGAGTTGATTATTCAGGTAGATCTGTTATAGTTGTTGATCCAAAGCTTAAACTATGGCAATGTGGAATACCTAGAAAAATGGCTGTTGAACTTTTTAAGCCGTTTGTTATGAAAGAACTTATTTCTAGAAAATATGCTTTTAACATAAAACAGGCTAAGAATATTGCTGAGACATATAATGATCCTAGAGTACATGAGTGTTTAGAGGCAGTTGTTAGTAAGCATCCTGTGCTTCTTAATAGAGCTCCTACTTTACATAGATTAAGTATAGAAGCTTTTGAGCCCGTACTTGTTGAAGATACAGCTATTCATCTTCATCCTCTTGTGTGTCATCCGTACAATGCTGATTTTGATGGTGACCAGATGGCTGTACATGTGCCGCTTTCACCGGAAGCTCAAGTTGAAGCGTGGGTTCTTATGTTGTCGGCTAGAAACTTGTTAAAGCCAGCAACTGGTGAACCTATAATGTTCCCAACACAAGATATGGTTTTAGGAATGTATTATCTTACTAAATCGCTTAGTAAGGAGCAGGAAAAAAAGAAAATTTTTGGTTCGTTTAGTGAAGTTAGATACCTTTGGGAGATTAATAAAATTTCTACTTACGAAAACATAATTTTTGTCTACAAAGGAGAAAAGATAGAAACCACTGTTGGTAGAGTTATATTCAACTCACTTTTACCAGATAAGCTAAGATTTGTCAATAAGAACCTAACTAACAAAGATTTAAACAATTTGGTTAAGGATTGTTATATGCAATGTGGTAGATGGGAAACTGTTAAGTTACTAGAAAACATGAAAGAAATCGGTTATTACTACGCTACTAAAAGAGCATCGACTATATCTTTAGAAGATATAAAAATTCCGCCACGAAAGCATGAACTTATATCAAAAGCTGAAATGGAAGAGTATAAAGTTAATGAAGATTTTGCTAAGGAACTCATAAATGCTGATGAAAGGTTTAATAAGATAATTAGCATATGGTCTCATGTTGGGGATAAGCTTAAGAAAGAGGTTGAAAGTACCCTTAGAGAAGATCAAGATGGTTTTAATCCTGTTTATGCTATGATGACTTCTGGTGCAAGAGGTAACAGAGAACAGGTTAAACAGCTTGCAGGTATGAGAGGTCTTATGTCTAAACCTTCAGGTGAAATCATAGAGTTGCCTATTAAATCAAACTTCAAGGAAGGATTAGGTCTTTGGGAATACTTTATTTCAGCTCATGGTGGTAGAAAAGGACTTGCTGATACTGCTTTGAAGACTTCTGAAGCTGGTTATTTAACTAGAAAACTTGTTGATATAGCACACTCTGTTGTTATAACTGATGAAGATTGTGGGACTGCTAAAGGTATTGTGGTTTCTGAAGATGAAGAAGGTGGTAGAGAGAGTATGATAGAGAGACTTATAGGGAAAACTTCTCTTTTTGATGTTCATGATCCTCAGACTGGTGAGATAATAGTGAAAGCAAACGAAATAATAGATTTTGATAAAGCTAAAATGATCGATAAATCAGGAATCTCGAGAGTTATGATAAGGCATGTTTTAACTTGTGAATCTGAAAGGGGTATTTGTGCAAAATGTTATGGATGGGATCTTGCACATAACAAACCTGTTAATATAGGAGAGGCTGTTGGTATTATTGCGGCACAATCAATAGGTGAGCCTGGAACTCAGCTTACTATGAGAACTTTCCATACAGGTGGTATAGCATCTGCAATAGTTGAAAAGAGCTGGATTGATTTTAGTGTGCCTGTTTTCGTTAATGATATATCAAATTGTTTTGTTATTAACTCTGATAATGAAAAGGTTACAACGAGAAAAGGTAATATATCCGTCTACAAAATACTATCGAAGATTTCTGATAAGTCTCAATCTTCATACCATGTATACGATGTTAGTGATTTCAAAAATATAAACATCAAAGAAGGTGAGTTTAGGGATTTTGAAGAGGGGGATGTTATTGGTGTTTTTAAAGATGGTTCAGAACTTAAAGCTTGGGAGTACATGAAGGTTGGTATATCGAATGATAAAGTTTTTATATGTGAAGCAGATGAAACTCTTGTGAAGATACCTATTGGTTCTGTTATATTGGTTAATGAGGGGGATATAGTTGAAAGTAATGTACCTATAGTTAGATTTGATCCTTATAACGAGCCTATAATATCGGAAAAAGAAGGTGTGGTTACCATAGAAGAAGATACAACAAAACCTTCATCTCAGAGAGATAAAATTCTAAAGATAATTGATGATTGGGGTAATGTTATCTCTGTGGATTATGTTCCAGCGGATGCTGAAATTAGAGTGAAGACAGGTGATAGAGTTAAAGTTGGAGAGATACTTGCTAAGAGGAGTAGATCAAAGAGAAGGACTTACGATATTGTTTCTGGTTTACCTAGAGTTACGAACTTATTTGAAGCTAGAGGTGTTAAAAATCAAAGTGTACTTGCTAAGATATCAGGTATCGTGAGTATCGAGATAGATAAAGGTAAAGTAGTAGTTGTTGTTGAAGATCAGTTCGGTAATAGGGTTAGACATAAAATACCTTCTGGAAGATATTTGTACGTTAGAAATGGAGACTATGTCAAGGTTGGAGAGGAGTTGTGTGATGGAGAAAAATCTCTACAAGGTATGTTACAGGTTTTAGGTGTTGAAGAGGTGTCCAAATATTTGTTAAACAAGATTCAGAGCATATACAGGGATCAGGGTGTGAAAATTGATGACAAGCATATTGGTGTGGTAATAAGACAAATGGTTAGAAAAGTTAGAATAGTTGAACCAGGAGATACTAGATTTATAATGGGGCAAGTTGTCAGTGCTGGTGAATTTGAAAAAGTTAATAATGAGATAATATCACAAGGTGGAGTACCTGCAAAGGGTAAAATAATCATACTAGGTATATCTAGAGCTGCGCTTACTAGTGAAAGCTTTTTATCAGCAGCATCATTCCAAGAGACGCATAAGGTTCTGACTGAGGCGGCAATAAAGGGTGCTGAGGATTACCTAGTTGGACTTAAGGAAAACTTAATAGTTGGAAGGCCTGTCCCCGTTGGTACTGGAGCTTCGTACTATGAAAATATTGACTTCAAGAGAAAAGAAGATGAAGATGAAAAGATAATAATTGATTTCTTAGGAGAAGGAGTTGCTTAA